From Tachypleus tridentatus isolate NWPU-2018 chromosome 8, ASM421037v1, whole genome shotgun sequence, a single genomic window includes:
- the LOC143223078 gene encoding uncharacterized protein LOC143223078, protein MFPEMKSILFLASCAEMITEFNFVDFSSLPKTDEDLKEHVLVTVKIKLQNRDGVIILDPGYHVGVPVIVMADEQYPHTGWFVQSETKKSRKEYCYTLHQNLKYVNWAVRETRSGKTEMWENLVYVGSKYLAHVSVSEKRNLVYNFRTLVVRDGNQPVAGLYCVLGVNARCTIFYRDILGERAECKIPLDYFVCSQLNLEYEHALVACTDQLKCNISYLKTLLKKVAEANLDDNFMPVVLKINSKLEE, encoded by the coding sequence ATGTTCCCTGAAATGAAATCCATTTTATTTTTAGCATCCTGTGCAGAAATGATTACAGAGTTCaattttgttgatttttcttCTCTTCCTAAAACTGATGAGGATTTGAAAGAGCATGTTCTTGTTACTGTCAAGATTAAACTTCAGAATCGGGATGGGGTAATAATTCTTGACCCTGGATACCACGTTGGTGTTCCAGTCATTGTAATGGCTGATGAACAGTATCCACATACTGGGTGGTTTGTACAGAGTGAAACCAAAAAATCTCGGAAAGAATATTGTTATACTTTGCACCAAAACCTGAAGTATGTTAATTGGGCAGTTCGAGAAACGCGCAGTGGTAAAACAGAGATGTGGGAAAATCTCGTTTATGTAGGCTCTAAGTATCTTGCTCATGTTAGTGTATCAGAGAAACGAAATTTGGTATACAATTTTCGCACCCTCGTAGTCAGGGATGGCAATCAACCAGTTGCAGGTTTATATTGTGTGCTGGGAGTTAATGCTAGATGCACAATCTTTTATAGGGACATATTAGGAGAACGAGCTGAATGTAAAATTCCCTTGGATTATTTTGTATGTTCCCAGTTAAATTTGGAATATGAACATGCACTTGTTGCTTGTACAGACCAACTTAAATGTAACATCAGTTACTTGAAAACATTGCTGAAAAAGGTAGCTGAGGCAAACTTGGATGACAATTTTATGCCAGTTGTGCTGAAGATAAATAGTAAACTTGAAGAATAA